A genomic segment from Terriglobales bacterium encodes:
- a CDS encoding group I intron-associated PD-(D/E)XK endonuclease translates to MPRSPKAQGELVEIRFLLEATSHGLEVSKPWGDNLPYDFLVGRKGRYHRVQVKSSATPHCRGYHVSCFRPAGHRSYRPGEVDFLAAYIGPEETWYVIPVRAFAPRKTLTVFPRRPPTRGGRFERFRDAWHLLRR, encoded by the coding sequence ATGCCCCGCTCGCCCAAAGCCCAGGGTGAGCTGGTGGAGATACGGTTCCTGCTGGAGGCCACGTCCCACGGCCTGGAAGTCTCCAAGCCCTGGGGCGACAACCTGCCCTACGACTTTCTGGTCGGCCGCAAGGGGCGCTATCACCGTGTGCAGGTGAAGTCGTCCGCAACGCCCCACTGTCGCGGCTATCACGTGTCGTGCTTCCGGCCTGCGGGCCACCGGTCCTACCGGCCCGGCGAGGTGGATTTTCTCGCCGCCTATATCGGCCCGGAGGAAACCTGGTACGTGATTCCAGTGCGCGCCTTCGCACCGCGCAAGACCCTGACCGTGTTTCCCCGCCGGCCCCCCACTCGCGGCGGACGCTTCGAGCGCTTCCGCGACGCCTGGCACCTGCTGCGCAGGTGA